In one Buteo buteo chromosome 10, bButBut1.hap1.1, whole genome shotgun sequence genomic region, the following are encoded:
- the FPGT gene encoding fucose-1-phosphate guanylyltransferase: MPAAGERSAARREATGRRLARFAALRGRAARPGEFWDVVAVTAADAEQALAYRQQLAEKLSRRELPLGVRYHVFVDPPGPKIGNGGSTLHVLRCLEDLYGDKWTSFIVLLIHSGGYSQRLPNASALGKIFTALPFGDPIYQMLELKLAMYIDFPSHMKPGILITCSDDIELYSTAVTETITFDKPGFTALAHPSDLTVGTTHGVFVLDPSSFSGRGGLEYTSCHHFLHKPDIETMRRCGAVCVRGNCSQLSSSGDHNDSEMDLECVYTDSIFYIDHSIAKQLLTFYKQLGTLCCEIDAYGDFLQALGPGATQDYTKNTSNVTTEESQLVEVRQKLYSLLKGTALNVIVLNNSKFYHIGTTQEYLFHFTSDSKLKFELDLLSVAFSISSDEAKTLDQSTSIIQSILEPGCFVGPGSVIEYSRMGPEVSVGKSSIISGSYINLKVDIPSNCFLSSLSVKINNQVKYVSMVFSVEDDLKKSVKSLSDIHSLHFFGVSLLECLDLWGIEVSDQLFSNESTRLGLWTARIFPACSTLSESVRLSLQMLNSVQHMSAFKLNGFKLLSVEEMLTYKDVEDMLKFRKQIYNEIRLQR, translated from the exons ATgccggcggcgggcgagcggagcgcggcgcggcgggaggcCACGGGGCGGCGGCTGGCGCGGTTCGCGGCGCTCAGAG GGagggccgcccgccccggcgaGTTCTGGGACGTGGTGGCGGTGACGGCCGCCGACGCGGAGCAGGCGCTGGCCTACCGGCAGCAGCTGGCTGAGAAGCTGAGCAGAAGGGAGCTGCCGCTGGGGGTCCGCTACCATGTCTTCGTGGATCCACCTGGACCGAAAATCG gaaatgGTGGATCAACACTTCATGTTCTTCGGTGCTTGGAAGATCTGTACGGTGATAAATGGACTTCTTTTATTGTACTGCTAATTCATTCTG gTGGTTACAGTCAACGTTTACCAAATGCAAGTGCCCTGGGAAAGATTTTCACAGCTTTGCCTTTTGGCGATCCCATTTACCAGATGTTGGAACTGAAGCTCGCCATGTATATTGATTTCCCTAGTCACATGAAACCAGGAATTCTCATTACGTGCTCGGATGACATAGAACTTTACAGCACTGCAGTTACAGAAACCATCACATTTGATAAACCTGGATTTACCGCATTAGCTCACCCTTCAGATTTGACAGTTGGGACTACTCACGGAGTGTTTGTTTTAGATCCATCCAGTTTTTCAGGAAGAGGAGGGCTTGAATACACGTCTTGCCATCATTTCCTGCACAAGCCTGATATTGAGACGATGCGCCGGTGTGGTGCAGTATGCGTAAGAGGGAATTGTTCTCAGCTAAGTTCCTCTGGAGACCACAACGACTCAGAAATGGACTTGGAGTGTGTGTATACAGACAGTATATTTTACATTGATCATAGCATTGCAAAACAATTACTGACATTTTATAAGCAGTTGGGCACTCTTTGCTGTGAAATAGATGCATATGGTGACTTCCTCCAGGCCCTGGGGCCTGGAGCCACTCAAGATTACACAAAAAACACAAGTAATGTCACAACAGAGGAATCACAGTTAGTAGAAGTACGGCAGAAGCTATACTCTCTTCTGAAAGGAACTGCGCTTAATGTTATAGTCTTAAACAACTCTAAGTTCTATCACATTGGAACTACTCAAGAGTATCTGTTTCACTTTACATCTGATAGCAAACTGAAATTTGAGCTTGACTTACTGTCTGTGGCTTTTAGCATCTCTTCTGACGAAGCCAAGACCTTGGATCAATCCACAAGTATCATTCAAAGCATACTTGAGCCTGGATGTTTTGTAGGACCTGGATCTGTTATTGAATACTCTAGAATGGGACCTGAAGTATCAGTAGGAAAGAGCAGCATTATTAGTGGATCGTACATAAATTTGAAAGTAGATATACCTTCAAACTGTTTCCTGAGCTCCTTAAGTGTAAAAATTAACAATCAAGTAAAGTATGTAAGTATGGTGTTTAGTGTAGAAGACGACTTGAAAAAGAGTGTAAAATCGTTGTCAGATATACATTCACTCCATTTTTTTGGAGTCAGCTTACTGGAATGCTTGGACCTCTGGGGTATAGAGGTTTCAGACCAGCTCTTCTCCAATGAGAGCACACGTTTGGGCTTGTGGACTGCTAGGATTTTTCCTGCTTGTTCTACTTTAAGTGAATCGGTTAGACTGTCGTTACAAATGTTAAATTCTGTGCAGCACATGTCAGCTTTTAAATTGAATGGCTTTAAGCTCTTGTCTGTTGAAGAAATGCTCACCTACAAAGATGTAGAAGATATGTTGAAGTTTAGGAAGCAAATTTACAATGAAATCCGTCTACAAAGATGA